In Camelina sativa cultivar DH55 chromosome 13, Cs, whole genome shotgun sequence, the genomic window NNNNNNNNNNNNNNNNNNNNNNNNNNNNNNNNNNNNNNNNNNNNNNNNNNNNNNNNNNNNNNNNNNNNNNNNNNNNNNNNNNNNNNNNNNNNNNNNNNNNNNNNNNNNNNNNNNNNNNNNNNNNNNNNNNNNNNNNNNNNNNNNNNNNNNNNNNNNNNNNNNNNNNNNNNNNNNNNNNNNNNNNNNNNNNNNNNNNNNNNNNNNNNNNNNNNNNNNNNNNNNNNNNNNNNNNNNNNNNNNNNNNNNNNNNNNNNNNNNNNNNNNNNNNNNNNNNNNNNNNNNNNNNNNNNNNNNNNNNNNNNNNNNNNNNNNNNNNNNNNNNNNNNNNNNNNNNNNNNNNNNNNNNNNNNNNNNNNNNNNNNNNNNNNNNNNNNNNNNNNNNNNNNNNNNNNNNNNNNNNNNNNNNNNNNNNNNNNNNNNNNNNNNNNNNNNNNNNNNNNNNNNNNNNNNNNNNNNNNNNNNNNNNNNNNNNNNNNNNNNNNNNNNNNNNNNNNNNNNNNNNNNNNNNNNNNNNNNNNNNNNNNNNNNNNNNNNNNNNNNNNNNNNNNNNNNNNNNNNNNNNNNNNNNNNNNNNNNNNNNNNNNNNNNNNNNNNNNNNNNNNNNNNNNNNNNNNNNNNNNNNNNNNNNNNNNNNNNNNNNNNNNNNNNNNNNNNNNNNNNNNNNNNNNNNNNNNNNNNNNNNNNNNNNNNNNNNNNNNNNNNNNNNNNNNNNNNNNNNNNNNNNNNNNNNNNNNNNNNNNNNNNNNNNNNNNNNNNNNNNNNNNNNNNNNNNNNNNNNNNNNNNNNNNNNNNNNNNNNNNNNNNNNNNNNNNNNNNNNNNNNNNNNNNNNNNNNNNNNNNNNNNNNNNNNNNNNNNNNNNNNNNNNNNNNNNNNNNNNNNNNNNNNNNNNNNNNNNNNNNNNNNNNNNNNNNNNNNNNNNNNNNNNNNNNNNNNNNNNNNNNNNNNNNNNNNNNNNNNNNNNNNNNNNNNNNNNNNNNNNNNNNNNNNNNNNNNNNNNNNNNNNNNNNNNNNNNNNNNNNNNNNNNNNNNNNNNNNNNNNNNNNNNNNNNNNNNNNNNNNNNNNNNNNNNNNNNNNNNNNNNNNNNNNNNNNNNNNNNNNNNNNNNNNNNNNNNNNNNNNNNNNNNNNNNNNNNNNNNNNNNNNNNNNNNNNNNNNNNNNNNNNNNNNNNNNNNNNNNNNNNNNNNNNNNNNNNNNNNNNNNNNNNNNNNNNNNNNNNNNNNNNNNNNNNNNNNNNNNNNNNNNNNNNNNNNNNNNNNNNNNNNNNNNNNNNNNNNNNNNNNNNNNNNNNNNNNNNNNNNNNNNNNNNNNNNNNNNNNNNNNNNNNNNNNNNNNNNNNNNNNNNNNNNNNNNNNNNNNNNNNNNNNNNNNNNNNNNNNNNNNNNNNNNNNNNNNNNNNNNNNNNNNNNNNNNNNNNNNNNNNNNNNNNNNNNNNNNNNNNNNNNNNNNNNNNNNNNNNNNNNNNNNNNNNNNNNNNNNNNNNNNNNNNNNNNNNNNNNNNNNNNNNNNNNNNNNNNNNNNNNNNNNNNNNNNNNNNNNNNNNNNNNNNNNNNNNNNNNNNNNNNNNNNNNNNNNNNNNNNNNNNNNNNNNNNNNNNNNNNNNNNNNNNNNNNNNNNNNNNNNNNNNNNNNNNNNNNNNNNNNNNNNNNNNNNNNNNNNNNNNNNNNNNNNNNNNNNNNNNNNNNNNNNNNNNNNNNNNNNNNNNNNNNNNNNNNNNNNNNNNNNNNNNNNNNNNNNNNNNNNNNNNNNNNNNNNNNNNNNNNNNNNNNNNNNNNNNNNNNNNNNNNNNNNNNNNNNNNNNNNNNNNNNNNNNNNNNNNNNNNNNNNNNNNNNNNNNNNNNNNNNNNNNNNNNNNNNNNNNNNNNNNNNNNNNNNNNNNNNNNNNNNNNNNNNNNNNNNNNNNNNNNNNNNNNNNNNNNNNNNNNNNNNNNNNNNNNNNNNNNNNNNNNNNNNNNNNNNNNNNNNNNNNNNNNNNNNNNNNNNNNNNNNNNNNNNNNNNNNNNNNNNNNNNNNNNNNNNNNNNNNNNNNNNNNNNNNNNNNNNNNNNNNNNNNNNNNNNNNNNNNNNNNNNNNNNNNNNNNNNNNNNNNNNNNNNNNNNNNNNNNNNNNNNNNNNNNNNNNNNNNNNNNNNNNNNNNNNNNNNNNNNNNNNNNNNNNNNNNNNNNNNNNNNNNNNNNNNNNNNNNNNNNNNNNNNNNNNNNNNNNNNNNNNNNNNNNNNNNNNNNNNNNNNNNNNNNNNNNNNNNNNNNNNNNNNNNNNNNNNNNNNNNNNNNNNNNNNNNNNNNNNNNNNNNNNNNNNNNNNNNNNNNNNNNNNNNNNNNNNNNNNNNNNNNNNNNNNNNNNNNNNNNNNNNNNNNNNNNNNNNNNNNNNNNNNNNNNNNNNNNNNNNNNNNNNNNNNNNNNNNNNNNNNNNNNNNNNNNNNNNNNNNNNNNNNNNNNNNNNNNNNNNNNNNNNNNNNNNNNNNNNNNNNNNNNNNNNNNNNNNNNNNNNNNNNNNNNNNNNNNNNNNNNNNNNNNNNNNNNNNNNNNNNNNNNNNNNNNNNNNNNNNNNNNNNNNNNNNNNNNNNNNNNNNNNNNNNNNNNNNNNNNNNNNNNNNNNNNNNNNNNNNNNNNNNNNNNNNNNNNNNNNNNNNNNNNNNNNNNNNNNNNNNNNNNNNNNNNNNNNNNNNNNNNNNNNNNNNNNNNNNNNNNNNNNNNNNNNNNNNNNNNNNNNNNNNNNNNNNNNNNNNNNNNNNNNNNNNNNNNNNNNNNNNNNNNNNNNNNNNNNNNNNNNNNNNNNNNNNNNNNNNNNNNNNNNNNNNNNNNNNNNNNNNNNNNNNNNNNNNNNNNNNNNNNNNNNNNNNNNNNNNNNNNNNNNNNNNNNNNNNNNNNNNNNNNNNNNNNNNNNNNNNNNNNNNNNNNNNNNNNNNNNNNNNNNNNNNNNNNNNNNNNNNNNNNNNNNNNNNNNNNNNNNNNNNNNNNNNNNNNNNNNNNNNNNNNNNNNNNNNNNNNNNNNNNNNNNNNNNNNNNNNNNNNNNNNNNNNNNNNNNNNNNNNNNNNNNNNNNNNNNNNNNNNNNNNNNNNNNNNNNNNNNNNNNNNNNNNNNNNNNNNNNNNNNNNNNNNNNNNNNNNNNNNNNNNNNNNNNNNNNNNNNNNNNNNNNNNNNNNNNNNNNNNNNNNNNNNNNNNNNNNNNNNNNNNNNNNNNNNNNNNNNNNNNNNNNNNNNNNNNNNNNNNNNNNNNNNNNNNNNNNNNNNNNNNNNNNNNNNNNNNNNNNNNNNNNNNNNNNNNNNNNNNNNNNNNNNNNNNNNNNNNNNNNNNNNNNNNNNNNNNNNNNNNNNNNNNNNNNNNNNNNNNNNNNNNNNNNNNNNNNNNNNNNNNNNNNNNNNNNNNNNNNNNNNNNNNNNNNNNNNNNNNNNNNNNNNNNNNNNNNNNNNNNNNNNNNNNNNNNNNNNNNNNNNNNNNNNNNNNNNNNNNNNNNNNNNNNNNNNNNNNNNNNNNNNNNNNNNNNNNNNNNNNNNNNNNNNNNNNNNNNNNNNNNNNNNNNNNNNNNNNNNNNNNNNNNNNNNNNNNNNNNNNNNNNNNNNNNNNNNNNNNNNNNNNNNNNNNNNNNNNNNNNNNNNNNNNNNNNNNNNNNNNNNNNNNNNNNNNNNNNNNNNNNNNNNNNNNNNNNNNNNNNNNNNNNNNNNNNNNNNNNNNNNNNNNNNNNNNNNNNNNNNNNNNNNNNNNNNNNNNNNNNNNNNNNNNNNNNNNNNNNNNNNNNNNNNNNNNNNNNNNNNNNNNNNNNNNNNNNNNNNNNNNNNNNNNNNNNNNNNNNNNNNNNNNNNNNNNNNNNNNNNNNNNNNNNNNNNNNNNNNNNNNNNNNNNNNNNNNNNNNNNNNNNNNNNNNNNNNNNNNNNNNNNNNNNNNNNNNNNNNNNNNNNNNNNNNNNNNNNNNNNNNNNNNNNNNNNNNNNNNNNNNNNNNNNNNNNNNNNNNNNNNNNNNNNNNNNNNNNNNNNNNNNNNNNNNNNNNNNNNNNNNNNNNNNNNNNNNNNNNNNNNNNNNNNNNNNNNNNNNNNNNNNNNNNNNNNNNNNNNNNNNNNNNNNNNNNNNNNNNNNNNNNNNNNNNNNNNNNNNNNNNNNNNNNNNNNNNNNNNNNNNNNNNNNNNNNNNNNNNNNNNNNNNNNNNNNNNNNNNNNNNNNNNNNNNNNNNNNNNNNNNNNNNNNNNNNNNNNNNNNNNNNNNNNNNNNNNNNNNNNNNNNNNNNNNNNNNNNNNNNNNNNNNNNNNNNNNNNNNNNNNNNNNNNNNNNNNNNNNNNNNNNNNNNNNNNNNNNNNNNNNNNNNNNNNNNNNNNNNNNNNNNNNNNNNNNNNNNNNNNNNNNNNNNNNNNNNNNNNNNNNNNNNNNNNNNNNNNNNNNNNNNNNNNNNNNNNNNNNNNNNNNNNNNNNNNNNNNNNNNNNNNNNNNNNNNNNNNNNNNNNNNNNNNNNNNNNNNNNNNNNNNNNNNNNNNNNNNNNNNNNNNNNNNNNNNNNNNNNNNNNNNNNNNNNNNNNNNNNNNNNNNNNNNNNNNNNNNNNNNNNNNNNNNNNNNNNNNNNNNNNNNNNNNNNNNNNNNNNNNNNNNNNNNNNNNNNNNNNNNNNNNNNNNNNNNNNNNNNNNNNNNNNNNNNNNNNNNNNNNNNNNNNNNNNTCTGGTGCGACATTTTAGATATGGTATTTCAAGAGCATATAAGTTCCTCAATGATCTGAACATATAACGTAGTTCATCAAAAAACgccttataaattaattaaatttcttcaaaaccaagatttgatatatttttctatcATCATATCGTggtaaaatatctaaaatgtCTAATAGCTGAcggataaataaaattattccaAAGAAATCTCTGATCTATTCCGtaagaaaaatttagattttttttgatgCACTTCCAACATCTGCAGAATTTGTTTGGTTACCTCAAGAAACAAGGTTTCCTGCATTTCCTTTTTTCCTAGACTAGCTGTATTCTTAGTTTGTGTACTAAACATAAGGTCAGCTTAGTTGTGTATAAAACTTCTGTTATTAGTTTATAAAGCTTCTGTCGTTGTTAATGCTTGGTTTCTGAATTGCTTCTGTTCCTTTGCTAATATCTATTATTTTCTCTAACTTTTTATCTGGTTAAGCAAATGCAGATGTTTTGATTACTATGGATAGCTCTAATTTTATGGATAATTTTTTGACGTTTGTTTTTTGTCATTGCAGGTTAACTTCGTTTGTGGACGCATACCAAAGTCTACTTCAGAAATTGAGGGGTATCTATTCAATTGATTGCCATGTAGTATTGTACAATCAGTTGCATTTTATCATCTATTAATGCCATGTCTTTATGAAGCTTGGCATGCGAGGACATCTCTAAAGGGCTAGAATTTAAGCCCATTCCAGCCACCAATCGTGTTGATGATCAACCAGTTTCACCATCAGGTAAGTTGGAGCAGAACTAGATAGTAGTTTTAGCATTATTAGTATCCACTTAATGATATTATACAAGCTGATCTTTTTAATTATCAGGTTTCACATACATCAAATCTTTGATGATTGAACCCAATGTCAAAATTCCGAAGAGTTCAACTGGGTGTAACTGCCAAGGCAGCTGCACTGACTCAAAGAAATGTGCATGTGCTAAGCTTAATGGAGGAAACTTTCCATATGTTGCCCTTAATGATGGCAGGTATATTCCTTGTGGAGTCATTTACTCATTCATTTGCATAACCTTTGCGTATTATTTTGAACTGAAGTTTGCATCGAGAGTACACAATTAGTTTACTGTACCGCAGTTGCTAATTCTTTCTTATCCTTCGTTTTCCACTAAATTTGACTAGTAAAGTACTTGGTGTAATGTTGCAGTGACGGTTACAGTTGAATATTGATTGGATTGATTTTCTGTTTTGCCTTTTCAGATTAATTGAGCCTCGAGATGTTGTATTCGAATGTGGTCCACACTGTGGGTGTGGACCTGAATGTGTCAACCGAACCTCTCAAAAGCGACTAAGATTTCATCTTGAGGTAAGTTTTTGTTAAGACTAACAACCAGTTGCCAAAAAAGTTGAAACTATACCTGATAATTAAGAAGCAATGCAATTTTTACCTAGGCAACCTTCTCATAATGACATTTGGATTTCATTGTATAGTCCCCAATCATTTTTCTATTAATAAGTAAAATGCATAATCCAATGGGTGTCAGTTTGATGTCCTTCCAAATCTGAGCTTACTCACAATCTGAAGTCTGGGTTTCTCCCCTTGTGTTTTGGTCTGTGGCCTCAAATAGGTTTTCCGCTCGGCAAAGAAGGGTTGGGCAGTTAGATCATGGGATTACATACCCGCTGGGTCACCTGTATGTGAGTACATAGGAGTTCTCAGGAGAACTGCTGATGTGGATACTATTTCTGACAACGACTACATATTTGAGATTGACTGCCAACAGACTATGCAAGGTCTTGATGGAAGACAGGTACCATAGAGAAGCTTAATTTGCTATgtgatttttattaaatcaaacaTATGGGTTTCTGAGGTGgtatatgttgtttgtttttctccaCCAACAGAGAAGACTAAGGGATGTTGCTGTGCCAACGAATGATAAAGTCAGCCAGAGCAGTGAAGATGAGAATGTGCCTGAGTTCTGCATTGATGCTGGTTCAAAAGGGAACGTTGCTAGGTTTATAAATCACAGTTGTGAACCAAACCTATTTGTTCAGTGCGTTCTGAGTTCTCACCAGGATCTTAGTCTTGCCCGAGTGGTTCTTTTTGCAGCTGACAATATTCCCCCACTGCAGGTACTGAGAGAAACTTATCTGTGAAGTGTGACTCACTCGAACAATAAATCTCACTACATTCTCTTATCCCAATTGTAGGAGCTGACTTACGACTATGGATATACTCTTGATAGCGTTCATGGGCCGGATGGGAATGTGAAGAAGCTCACTTGCTACTGTGGAGCGCTAAATTGTAGAAAACGCCTTTACTAAGAAGGCTATTGATAACCTAATTTTTTGGTCTCTCTATTTTGGGGAGTACATAGATAGCAACTATCTCCCAAGTGGAAGAACCCTTATCATCTTATTTGCGGGTCTTTAGCAGCGTACAATTAGTGCTGCCTTTTTGGGGCATTGTTAGTGTCCTGAAAGCCTATTTGGGGCATTGTTAGTGTCCTGAACCCTTTTAATGCCAGTGGCATCTTATTTATCGGGTCaacaatattatatatctaaCTAGTTGAGTTTTTCTCAgtacttcattttcttataTCCTTGATACCTTAAGATGTGCTGCGACTTTGGGACAAGATGATACAGGCGATATAAATTGGTATTATTCCACAACATATCATTATCCAAgcaaatttgatttctttatcaTCCAATACCTAATAAAATGCCACATTTTTAGataatgaagaaaaacgtaACAAATCTCAGCAAGGTAAATGTGATGACCTTCAATCCTCTGGATCTTCCTTGGCTCTGGCTCGATACTGTCGGCCAGGTCTTCTGGTGACATGTGGAGCTGTTTCtggttcatcttcttccatagCAGAAATGGTACAGTCTTCTATGGTATCAACAGCTATTGCTACTCTTTTCCCCTCACAATCCTTGTCTATATTTTCTACTTTATTTTCAGCCATTGGTTTCTTCTTTGGTACAAAAGCCACTGATCTTGGAAGCTCTAACATAGGTTCTGCCAGAGGCTCATCTCTGCTCCTAATCATGTTGAGAAAGTCCATGTATGCCTTCCGGTTAGATTCTTCATCAACCTCCCCTGAATCAAATGTATATCGAGTGTACTTTGATGGGTTCCGCATATAATCTGGGATCCCAGTCGGATAATCTGCCTCTACTATAGGTTCGTTAGGGGAACTTGTCTCCATCACAGAGTCTTTATTACCTTCAGTCGAGTTGTCATCTTTGATATCAGAACTAAACCTAACACGCTTCTGCAACTTAGAATCAATAGCCTGGTTTTCTTTCCTCTTCAATATCGGTTTCAGCGCACTCTCATCTGAAGAGCCACCATTTGTTGTCTCTACGTTAGCTTCAGACACCACCAGAGCTTTCTCGTTCTCCGTCGACATGGTCTGATTATCCTGAAGTTCCTGCAAAAGAGTTCATCTTCTATTAGCAAAcacttttggttttaaaaaaaaacaagcctCTAGTGATTATAATCAAGGGGgaaagagtaaaaaagaaagtACCTCAGAGACATGTAAAGAATTCAACTTGTTAACAGCTTCAGCGTCTTCTTTAAGCCTAAGCTTAGCTGCCATAAGATTTGCACGAGggtccttctctctttctttgaaaGAAGCTGGAAGCTCCACCCACTCATCTGCTTCAGTCTCATAGTCATTCACATCCTTCATGAAACCGTACACTTTTTGGCCTAATGCAACCTTGTCATtgtcatcttcctcttcctgaAATTACAATACAATCCTAAGCTTAGCCTCGGAGATACTGAAAACAACTACTAGCACAGTTCAATTTAAAGAGatgaatacaaaaatacatacCTCCATATCAAGAGTAGAGTCCATCCCGATAGAGTTTTTGATCTCCCACTCCTCGTCGTTGAAATCGTTCGGCTTCTGCAATTCACAAGACTCTCCTTCTTCCCCATCGATTGACAAATCCGTTGGATCATTCTCCTGCTTCGTTCTTATATCCGGTGAGCTGCTCGAGGGTTCAGAAACTACTTCCTTTTCTCCGCTCCGTTCGTTGCTATCGATCTCGTCTTCCGCGAGACACCAGAGAGAGCTCACAGGCGCTGAAGAcgcggatgatgatgatgcaagaGATCCAAAAACCTTGTCGATCCTCACTCTGAAACTCTCATCCATTGCTCAAACGAAGTTGgggacgacgacgacgacgacggcagaaaaaaaaaactggggGATTTTATTCGGTGGCGGGATATATATGCTCTTGTAGCCAAACACAACCGACCTTTTATTAAGCATCGCCGTGTTCATTA contains:
- the LOC104735412 gene encoding histone-lysine N-methyltransferase, H3 lysine-9 specific SUVH4, whose protein sequence is MAGKRKRANSSTDKKERRWSARVQELRQKAFDEKERLVRERVKLLNDKKSEELSVVDDSELHEKEEATVDGSPKQSTSPKKLTALQKGKLIASLNVKDVDEDTDAHLKVTKCLRFFNKHYLLSVQMIQSKAILYPRKRIGHLPGIAVGHRFFSRAEMCAVGLHNHWLNGIDYMGVEYKKEYREYELPLAVSIIMSGQYEDDLDNADTVTYTGQGGNNLTGNKRQVRDQLLERGNLALKNCCEYHVPVRVTRGHACTTSYSKKVYTYDGLYEVVKYWAQKGVSGFTFDVCFLSLQVNFVCGRIPKSTSEIEGLACEDISKGLEFKPIPATNRVDDQPVSPSGFTYIKSLMIEPNVKIPKSSTGCNCQGSCTDSKKCACAKLNGGNFPYVALNDGRLIEPRDVVFECGPHCGCGPECVNRTSQKRLRFHLEVFRSAKKGWAVRSWDYIPAGSPVCEYIGVLRRTADVDTISDNDYIFEIDCQQTMQGLDGRQRRLRDVAVPTNDKVSQSSEDENVPEFCIDAGSKGNVARFINHSCEPNLFVQCVLSSHQDLSLARVVLFAADNIPPLQELTYDYGYTLDSVHGPDGNVKKLTCYCGALNCRKRLY
- the LOC104735414 gene encoding uncharacterized protein LOC104735414, with the translated sequence MDESFRVRIDKVFGSLASSSSASSAPVSSLWCLAEDEIDSNERSGEKEVVSEPSSSSPDIRTKQENDPTDLSIDGEEGESCELQKPNDFNDEEWEIKNSIGMDSTLDMEEEEDDNDKVALGQKVYGFMKDVNDYETEADEWVELPASFKEREKDPRANLMAAKLRLKEDAEAVNKLNSLHVSEELQDNQTMSTENEKALVVSEANVETTNGGSSDESALKPILKRKENQAIDSKLQKRVRFSSDIKDDNSTEGNKDSVMETSSPNEPIVEADYPTGIPDYMRNPSKYTRYTFDSGEVDEESNRKAYMDFLNMIRSRDEPLAEPMLELPRSVAFVPKKKPMAENKVENIDKDCEGKRVAIAVDTIEDCTISAMEEDEPETAPHVTRRPGRQYRARAKEDPED